TGATTAGCTGCCGTCGCGCCACCCCACAAAAAATCTTTTCGTAATGTCATTATTTTCCTCCTCTAAACCGTTACTGACAAAACTGCACCGGTTGCTGGTGTCGTTGGCGACTTAATCATGGCTACTGACGAATACTGGGCAGTGTTCGTAATCACGACGGGAACTTGTGTATCGTATTTAGCCGCTTTAATTTTATCTAAATCAAACTTTAAAAGTAGTTGGCCTTGTTTGACCACTTGACCGTCTTCGACTAACGCTTCAAAGTAACGCCCTTTCAAATTAACCGTATCTAAACCAATATGGATCAAAACTTCAATACCATCGTTAGAGACCAAGCCAATCGCATGTTTAGTTGGAAAAATCGTTAAGACTTTGCCGTCAAATGGCGCTTTCACTTCACCTTTAGTCGGCTGAATTGCAAAGCCTTTACCCAATGCTTCCGAAGCAAACGCTTCATCATGCACGGCACTTAACGGGATAATCTGCCCTGGAACAGGACTAATCAATGCACCATTATGCATTGTCGGTTGTTCTGAAACGATTGGGTCTTTTTCATATTTGAAGCTCAAAATATAAGTTAAAACACCACTGACAACGAAGGAAATTACTAAAGCAATAATAATATTCCAAAAGAACTGCATCGTATTGTTACCAATATATAAAAGCACCGCAGGTAATCCTGACGACCCGGTCGCAAAGCGATGGGTATGAGTTAAGCCAGCAAACAAGCCACCGGCACCCCCACCAATCATGGCAGCGACTAACGGGTATTTTTTAGGTAAATTGACCCCATATAAAGTTGGCTCAGTAATACCCATGTAAGCGGTAATTGAACCAGAGGTAGCTAATTGCTGCATCTTTTTATCTTTAGTCCGCCATGCGACTACTGCCGAAGCCGTCGCTTGCGCAATATTTGAACACAAGCAGCCAGGGCCAAAAATACTATCATAACCGGTTTGCGCCATCTGCATAACCCCTAATGGTGCCACCCCGTTGTGCAACCCAAACATCACCATAATTGGTAAGAAACCACCAATTAGAACTGCAGGTAACCAACTAATATTGACACTTAAGTAATTAAAGAAAGTCGCTAAGTAACCGCCTAAAATGCTGCCAAGTGGGCCAAGGACTGAAAAGGCCAACGTACCCATAATTAAAAATGTGAGCATTGGGACAAAGACTAGCTCCACGGCTTTGGGAATCAACCGGGTTAGCCATTTTTCAACATAGGATTGAACAAAGATAATTAATAGAATTGGAATAACGGAAGAGGCATAACTGGTTAACGTCAATGGAATAACCCCAAAAAGATGGACCGCATGACCAGCTGTCACCAGACTATTCCAATCCGGATGCATCATAATTGCGGCTACCGCTAGGGCCAAAACCGGATTACACTTTAACTTCTGCGCTTCCGTCACTGCCAAAATCATTGGCAAAAAATAGAAGACCCCATCAGCAAACATGTTTAACAAGTAGTACGTCTGTGATTTAGTCGTAATCACCTGAAAGACAATTAGTAAGGCTAGTAACGCTTTAACCATCCCAGCACCAGATAGCGCTGGAATAACCGGCTGAAAAGTACCGGCAACGAACTCAATTAATGTATTGAAAAACCCTTTTTTCTCGCTAGTTACGGGCTGATCAGCAGTTTCGGTGGCGCTAAGATTTAGTTGCTTGGCAACCTCTTCAAAAACATCCGCAACCGACGTCCCAATCACAACCTGATGAACCCCGGCGTTAAAAATATATTTGGCGACACCATCCAATTGTTCAAGTGCATCTTCATTAACTAGGCTCCCGTCAGCTAACTTAAATCTTAATCTGGTCTGGCAATGATATGCATCGGTAATATTAGCTTTACCACCTAAATTCTCAATGACATCATGAGCTAACTGTTCATATTTCTGACTCATGTTGACGACCCCTTTCATCTTCGCTTAATCTCAGTTGTTTTTTCTATGCTTTCAAGTTACCACCTAGAAAAAGCGCTTTCAATATTTCTCGGCGATGATGAAATCGGTTTCATCATTTTGCTACTTAGACTGTTACTAGTAAAACAAATTCCACTCGATGACCCGCAATTCAAGTTATTTTTCAATCCTGCTTTAATGAAATCGCATCTCGTAATTAAGCAAAAAAAACGAGCTCGACGTTTTCCAAGCTCGTTTCGACAACTATCGTGATTTATTTTCGAAAAACATGCCACCTTGATGAACCAACACATCTGGCGTTAAAACTTGCATCGTTTTAGTTAGAACTGCTGCCTTGGTCGTCGCTAAATATTGCTTAAAATGGGCAGTCTGACAATGATCGTCATAGGCTTGCGGACTTTGATAGACTTCAAAGAACACCCATTTAGTTGGCGCCGTAGTTATCCGCGCCGCATACATAATCAGCACACCAGGTTCGACCGCCATCGCCTGCTTCATTTCTGAAAACACACTGGTTTTAAAGGTCGCTGCCAAGGCTGCATTAACTTCAACGGTGACTAACCGTACTGACAAGGCGTGATCATTAATGGCTTGATAGGGTTCCGCCGCTTCCAATAACAATTCTGGTGTCAAAGGCGTGACTTGTTGCTGTGTGACCACTTGGCCGGCCACTTCACGAAAAGCCTTAAATTGCTCCGAAGCTGCGTGAATGGCATAACTCGCATCATCGCGGTAAACTTCAATCACGATATTATCAGCTCCCAATGCATCCGTATGGGCGGTATACATCGCTAACGTCCCGGCTTCTTGCTGTATCGAAGTCGTCAGATTATGCTGGCCAACCCGCGCTAACGCCGGCTGATCTTTCGGTTCAATCGACAATTTAAATAAGCGCATTAATGGCGCCGTAGTTAATGGGTTCATTTTAAATGACTTCCTTTCACTAGGCCAATGGCGCCAACGGTTTGATCACTTTAGCTGGTACGCCACCGACAATCGTATTGTCAGGCACATCTTTTGTCACCACGGCGCCCGCACCGACAACAACGTTATTACCAATGTGGACGCCACCAATAATGGTCACGTTGCCAC
This region of Lactobacillus sp. CBA3605 genomic DNA includes:
- a CDS encoding beta-glucoside-specific PTS transporter subunit IIABC; its protein translation is MSQKYEQLAHDVIENLGGKANITDAYHCQTRLRFKLADGSLVNEDALEQLDGVAKYIFNAGVHQVVIGTSVADVFEEVAKQLNLSATETADQPVTSEKKGFFNTLIEFVAGTFQPVIPALSGAGMVKALLALLIVFQVITTKSQTYYLLNMFADGVFYFLPMILAVTEAQKLKCNPVLALAVAAIMMHPDWNSLVTAGHAVHLFGVIPLTLTSYASSVIPILLIIFVQSYVEKWLTRLIPKAVELVFVPMLTFLIMGTLAFSVLGPLGSILGGYLATFFNYLSVNISWLPAVLIGGFLPIMVMFGLHNGVAPLGVMQMAQTGYDSIFGPGCLCSNIAQATASAVVAWRTKDKKMQQLATSGSITAYMGITEPTLYGVNLPKKYPLVAAMIGGGAGGLFAGLTHTHRFATGSSGLPAVLLYIGNNTMQFFWNIIIALVISFVVSGVLTYILSFKYEKDPIVSEQPTMHNGALISPVPGQIIPLSAVHDEAFASEALGKGFAIQPTKGEVKAPFDGKVLTIFPTKHAIGLVSNDGIEVLIHIGLDTVNLKGRYFEALVEDGQVVKQGQLLLKFDLDKIKAAKYDTQVPVVITNTAQYSSVAMIKSPTTPATGAVLSVTV
- a CDS encoding putative quinol monooxygenase is translated as MNPLTTAPLMRLFKLSIEPKDQPALARVGQHNLTTSIQQEAGTLAMYTAHTDALGADNIVIEVYRDDASYAIHAASEQFKAFREVAGQVVTQQQVTPLTPELLLEAAEPYQAINDHALSVRLVTVEVNAALAATFKTSVFSEMKQAMAVEPGVLIMYAARITTAPTKWVFFEVYQSPQAYDDHCQTAHFKQYLATTKAAVLTKTMQVLTPDVLVHQGGMFFENKSR